In a single window of the Dreissena polymorpha isolate Duluth1 chromosome 3, UMN_Dpol_1.0, whole genome shotgun sequence genome:
- the LOC127871255 gene encoding kielin/chordin-like protein → MTPIQIVFLLASLCVLASATNNRCTYKGNNYQHGQTFIDVYSECKCNDGKVTCSQRVYPKKSCTYKEKTYQDGQTFIDVYNECKCDDGKVTCSQRAYTKTPCTYKGKTYQDDQTFKDDCNDCKCDEGKVTCSQRVCPKDPCTYKGKTYKDGQTFKDDCNDCKCNDGKATCSNRSCSSY, encoded by the exons atGACGCCGATACAAAtcgttttcttgttagcgagccTTTGCGTTCTGGCTTCGGCTACCA ATAACCGATGCACCTACAAAGGAAACAACTATCAGCACGGTCAAACTTTCATAGACGTTTATAGCGAGTGCAAATGTAACGATGGAAAAGTCACATGTTCTCAGCGCGTATATCCCA AGAAATCATGCACctacaaagaaaaaacatatcaaGACGGTCAAACTTTCATAGACGTTTATAACGAGTGCAAATGCGACGATGGAAAAGTCACATGTTCTCAACGCGCATATACCA agACCCCTTGCACATACAAAGGAAAAACCTACCAGGACGATCAAACTTTCAAAGACGATTGTAACGACTGCAAATGTGACGAAGGAAAGGTCACATGTTCTCAACGCGTTTGTCCCA AGGACCCATGCACCTACAAGGGAAAAACCTACAAGGACGGTCAAACTTTCAAAGACGATTGTAATGATTGCAAATGTAACGATGGAAAGGCCACGTGTTCTAACCGCTCATGTTCAA GTTATTAG